Genomic segment of Hydractinia symbiolongicarpus strain clone_291-10 chromosome 5, HSymV2.1, whole genome shotgun sequence:
aaatattaaaaaggttACTCAGTTCTAGAATATATGACATTGAATCCTattctgtaaattttttgtcatatcccacaaaaaaaatctaACCTTAAATTATCATTACACGTCTTCGTCACTAGTTTCGTCATCACTGTCTGAATCGTCATCACTTGACAGTTCATCAAACCCTTCAAAATCTTAAGGAGAATGAAatacttttaatatttaaaatagcGGCGGCAGTAGCGGAAATAAAGAATTGCTTCCgagtaataattaaaaaactaagTGACTAGATTGTAAAACTTAATATCCAAAATTTTACCTTCTACTTCTCTGGAGAATCCATAATAATTTTCATTGCTGGTGACATCTACTGCTTTTGGAGACATTTCGCCTTCGTACCACTTAATGATATAGCTGCCATCTTTCAGCAGCCAACCCATGTCTTCAGGAAGGTGATTTGGAGGCTCGGACGTTATTGATGACATCCATAACTGTGCAACATACTTTGTTCGATAAATCTTTTGACGCAACACTCGTAAACAAGGTGGTAGAGAACTTCCATCAAACTTTTTAACACAGGAAATTGCTTCATTTTCTCCTTTTGGTTTATACTTTTCCAAAAACATTACCAACCTAGCTTCATCTACAGATGATAGATTCCTTTTTCCATACATGCTGCATACAAATTTTTCCAACGTTGCAAAAGCGTCATCTGTGACATCAAGATTTGTTCCTAGCTGTTTAAATACATCTTGcacactttcatttttttctagtAGTTTGAAAGGTCGAATTTTTCCTTTCCTACTAAACGATGCTGTATAGTCACATCCAGTGAAAGCATGGTATGCTGGCAAGGCCATGCAAATATTTTTGCCCAATTTCTGGTATATTTGATTAATACTTATGTACCTTAATGTATTTTTAGTGTAAACACCGGTTTCCATCCAAATATTCAAGCTGTTAGGTAACTTACTAAGGCAGCCAAGAGCAATTATCAGCACGTCAGTATCTATGGTTCTTATCACAACGTTTGCTGGTGTTTGAATCGAAGATAGGTGGTACAAAATTCTGGAATCAGCTTCTTCATGAGTTGAAAACAATTTAACGATCTCGGTTTTGACCACGATCTCTCCTTCAACTCTAAACATGTAGCAGGTATCATTGCGATTCATTATGACTGTTTTGTTTCCAAGTACTGTTGAATGCATGTTGTTTTCCCAAAAGAAGGCTAAGAACTCCACCAATGCTGCTTTGAAGTGATCATTTCTCAATGCATTCAACCAGTTTGAAGGTCTTTTTTGCTCAGGTCCAGTTATCTGATAAGCTCCATGTCTCTCAGTACATCGCAAATCCCTTTCACAATCCTTGATACTCGGGTGTACCATTTTGTCTAGAACAAAATGTATGATGTTTCCCTTGCTAGCACAAACGCGTTTCAAAATAAATGTTGCCAGAGCTCCAAATGTTGCTGGAAGGTCAACAAAAAGATGTAGGAAAAACATTCCATCAATTATGTTAACATCGACGCGATTTGGATCGTCAGTTTTTACTTTTGCTTCTAACTCGTTCAATAATTTGACTTTAGGGGTCTTTTGCATTTTGCCATCAACATGTCCAAGAGATAAAGGGACAGGTGTTAGAGGATACTTCAGTACCTCTGCCATATCAATTTTCCTTTGTAGCGAATGGTACAAGATGCTACCAAACAAATCTCTCATCATCGTTACAGCAACCACTTTGTTGTCAGCAGCTTTAATATTATACTTCGTTCCCCCAGTTGCAAATGTGTGTAATGTTTGTCTTCGTATAGGTTTTTCGAATCTTGCTGGATCTTTAGAACATTCGTCAATAAATTTATCACGTGCTTTGCTTCCAACACTAACGATGTTGAGCAAAAACTTTGTTGTGTCTGGTGAGGCTGCTTTTCCTGATGCTATAttaaaaagatattgtttttcaaTAGCATCGTTAAATGGATTCATGGTTTCCTTGACCATGTTTATAACTTGATGTAAATCTTTAGAATTTTGTCGCATTCTGCTGGCCTTTAAATCTTGAGACACGTCTTCCTGTTTTGTCATCCCCAAATTTTCAAACACGTATGACACAATACTTGTTCGAATAGAATGACTTTGTGCCCATCGTTGACGAGCAgaaatagaatttgttaaagctgATATACCTTTTCGCTGACATGCAGCATCTGCATTTATCGTTTGCTCTAATGTCAAGTCGATTGGTAATCTTGAGAATGACTTTTGGGTTCTTCGCAGCGAAAATAATCCCCTTTGAAATTCAGTGTAAACCTCGGGATGAGAGTCCTTTAGTTTGA
This window contains:
- the LOC130644331 gene encoding uncharacterized protein LOC130644331, with protein sequence MVHPSIKDCERDLRCTERHGAYQITGPEQKRPSNWLNALRNDHFKAALVEFLAFFWENNMHSTVLGNKTVIMNRNDTCYMFRVEGEIVVKTEIVKLFSTHEEADSRILYHLSSIQTPANVVIRTIDTDVLIIALGCLSKLPNSLNIWMETGVYTKNTLRYISINQIYQKLGKNICMALPAYHAFTGCDYTASFSRKGKIRPFKLLEKNESVQDVFKQLGTNLDVTDDAFATLEKFVCSMYGKRNLSSVDEARLVMFLEKYKPKGENEAISCVKKFDGSSLPPCLRVLRQKIYRTKYVAQLWMSSITSEPPNHLPEDMGWLLKDGSYIIKWYEGEMSPKAVDVTSNENYYGFSREVEDFEGFDELSSDDDSDSDDETSDEDV